The Ahaetulla prasina isolate Xishuangbanna chromosome 4, ASM2864084v1, whole genome shotgun sequence genome has a window encoding:
- the LOC131197866 gene encoding olfactory receptor 6X1-like produces MENQTVVAEFILLGFPSIVKVRFLVFVGVLIIYILTVTGNIVIVVTVAYDPGLHKPMYFFLSNLSFLGIMYVTATIPKLLANLVSVKKSISLTGCKAQAFSHFFLGATEFFLLTAMAYDRYMAICHPLHYHTIMSSRVCVQLACGSWFGGLMTVLVQTILVFRLPFCGPNTINHFYCDVGPLLKLACTDTHPIEWIIFIVATVVVFSNSLLTVVSYIFIISAVMKIPSIAGRQKAFSTCISHLIVVVLLYGAIIFIYVRPTGHASLYMNKVVSLLNTLVTPLLNPFIYTLRNKEVKDSLKKGLTWKKVFENSHK; encoded by the coding sequence ATGGAGAACCAAACAGTTGTGGCCGAATTCATTTTACTGGGATTTCCCAGTATCGTAAAAGTAAGATTTCTGGTCTTTGTGGGTGTCTTGATAATCTATATCTTGACCGTCACTGGGAACATTGTCATCGTGGTGACTGTGGCTTATGACCCTGGTCTCCATAAGCCAATGTATTTCTTCCTCAGCAACCTTTCGTTCCTAGGAATTATGTACGTGACAGCTACAATCCCTAAACTTTTGGCCAATTTAGTCTCCGTCAAGAAATCTATCAGCCTGACTGGTTGCAAAGCTCAAGCTTTTTCCCACTTCTTCCTAGGGGCCACAGAATTCTTTCTACTCACTGCTATGGCATATGACCGTTACATGGCCATCTGCCACCCCCTTCATTACCACACGATCATGAGTAGCAGAGTTTGCGTCCAACTGGCTTGTGGATCCTGGTTTGGTGGCCTGATGACCGTCTTGGTACAGACCATTCTAGTGTTCCGACTTCCATTCTGTGGCCCCAATACTATCAATCACTTTTACTGTGACGTTGGACCATTGCTAAAGCTGGCTTGCACTGACACTCATCCCATTGAATGGATCATCTTCATCGTGGCCACCGTTGTGGTGTTCAGCAATTCCCTGTTGACGGTGGTTTCATACATCTTCATAATTTCGGCTGTGATGAAAATCCCATCCATTGCTGGGAGACAAAAggctttttctacttgcatctctCACTTAATTGTTGTCGTTCTGTTATATGGGGCAATTATTTTTATCTACGTCAGACCAACAGGGCATGCGTCGTTATATATGAACAAGGTAGTTTCCCTTCTCAATACTTTGGTCACACCATTGCTCAACCCTTTTATTTACACCCTCAGGAACAAAGAAGTTAAAGATTCTCTGAAAAAGGGATTAACCTGGAAGAAAGTATTTGAGAACAGccacaagtaa
- the LOC131197865 gene encoding olfactory receptor 6X1-like — protein sequence MYPINQTVVTEFILQGFPASAELQKYLFVPILFTYLLTIVGNILIVVIVVHDPHLHNPMYFFLGNFSSLEVFYVTTLSPKMLAHFLVEKKSICFYCCISQAFFHFFLGATEFCLLASMSFDRYIAICKPLHYSVIMNYRLCLQLALGSWLGGLSTVILQTVLLCQLPFCGLNTINHFYCDVTPLLGLACANTYLLEQMVLVGSVLLLFSTFLLTAISYSFIIFTIMRISSSSGRQKAFSTCVAHLTVVSIQYGTVMFMYVKPNSNSSLEINKAVSVLNTIVTPLLNPFIYTLRNKDVKEALKKMACTKEKMFH from the coding sequence ATGTATCCGATAAATCAAACTGTAGTCACTGAGTTTATCCTGCAAGGGTTTCCAGCCTCCGCTGAGTTGCAGAAGTATCTCTTTGTCCCAATACTTTTTACCTACCTCCTCACAATCGTTGGAAACATCCTGATTGTTGTCATTGTTGTCCATGATCCTCACCTTCACAATCCCATGTACTTCTTCTTGGGGAACTTTtcctccttggaggtcttctacgtCACCACTCTGTCCCCCAAGATGTTGGCTCACTTTCTAGTGGAGAAGAAGTCCATCTGTTTCTACTGTTGCATCTCTCAAGCCTTTTTCCACTTcttcctcggagccacagaattcTGCCTGCTTGCTTCCATGTCCTTTGATCGCTACATTGCCATCTGCAAACCACTGCATTACAGCGTCATCATGAATTACAGACTTTGTCTCCAGCTAGCCTTGGGCTCATGGTTGGGAGGGTTATCAACTGTCATTCTCCAGACGGTTTTACTGTGCCAGCTCCCATTTTGTGGTCTCAATACGATCAACCACTTCTACTGTGATGTGACTCCCTTGCTGGGTTTAGCTTGTGCTAACACATATCTGCTCGAACAGATGGTGTTAGTGGGATCCGTCCTTCTTCTGTTCAGTACCTTCCTATTGACTGCTATCTCATATAGCTTCATCATCTTCACCATAATGCGCATCTCTTCATCCTCAGGGAGACAGAAGGCTTTCTCAACTTGTGTTGCCCACCTTACAGTTGTATCCATCCAGTATGGAACTGTTATGTTCATGTATGTTAAGCCCAATTCCAACTCTTCTTTGGAAATAAACAAGGCGGTTTCTGTACTTAATACCATTGTGACCCCTCTACTCAACCCTTTCATCTACACTCTGAGGAACAAAGATGTCAAAGAAGCTCTGAAGAAAATGGCATGTACtaaagaaaaaatgtttcattga